Proteins encoded within one genomic window of Bombus vancouverensis nearcticus chromosome 4, iyBomVanc1_principal, whole genome shotgun sequence:
- the LOC117156715 gene encoding mitochondrial thiamine pyrophosphate carrier — protein MDTSSKGNSNNLEHAIAGGVSGFVTRFACQPFDVVKIRFQLQVEPIANHHVSKYHSLLQAFYLIFKEEGISAFWKGHVPAQLLSVIYGTSQFYSYNVLMHEFHNFSLLNEWKYSTKFVAGAGAGFIATTVSFPFDTLRTRLVAQSNNHVIYKGIFHSCSCIIRHESPKAFFYGLLPTVLQIVPHTGLQFAFYAFFSDMYKKYYNETDTSFFNSLISGSTAGLLAKTAVYPFDLSRKRLQIQGFKNGRKGFGTFFECKGLIDCLKLTIRKEGVKGLFKGLVPSQLKASMTTALHFTIYEQSLIVLKALRYISEK, from the exons ATGGACACTTCATCAAAAGGTAATAGTAATAATTTGGAACATGCTATAGCAGGAGGTGTTAGTGGTTTTGTAACACGATTTGCTTGTCAACCTTTCGATGTTGTGAAAATTAGATTTCAG TTACAAGTTGAACCTATTGCTAACCATCATGTTAGTAAATATCACTCTTTACTACAAGCATTTTACTTAATATTTAAGGAAGAAGGTATTTCAGCTTTTTGGAAAGGACATGTACCTGCTCAATTATTATCAGTTATATATGGGACTAGCCAG TTTTATTCATATAATGTGCTTATGCATGagtttcataatttttcattacTAAATGAATGGAAATATTCAACAAAGTTTGTAGCTGGTGCAGGTGCTGGTTTTATAGCTACAACTGTATCATTTCCTTTCGATACATTAAGAACCAGATTAGTAGCACAATCAAATAATCATGTAATCTATAAAGGAATTTTTCATTCTTGCAG cTGTATAATACGACATGAATCTCCAAAGGCTTTTTTTTATGGATTATTACCGACTGTATTGCAAATTGTGCCACATACAGGTTTACAATTtgcattttatgcatttttcaGTGATATGTATAAGAAATATTACAATGAAACTGATACTAGTTTTTTCAATTCTCTAATATCTGGTAGTACAGCTGGTCTATTAGCTAAAACTGCAGTATATCCGTTTGATCTTAGTAGGAAAAGGTTACAAATACAAGGATTCAAAAATGGTAGAAAAGGTTTTGGTACTTTTTTTGAATGTAAAGGACTTATAGATTGTTTAAAATTAACTATAAGAAAGGAAGGAGTAAAAGGACTATTTAAAGGTTTAGTACCATCTCAATTGAAAGCTAGTATGACAACGGCATTGCATTTTACGATATATGAGCAAAGCTTAATAGTATTAAAAGCCTTGAGGTATATTTCAGAAAAGTGA
- the LOC117156714 gene encoding glyoxylate reductase/hydroxypyruvate reductase produces MSLSNFTFYTKSNQRSLLLIAFKLLRRNNQKFVTSSPVKMSRPKVLITRPDIPAAGLNLLKEQCDVVLWEKPEPIPKSVLLSKIQNMDGVYCLLTDKIDEEVLNAAGPQLKVVASMSVGVDHLDLQALKKRNIKVGYTPGILTDATAELAVALLLATSRRLIEANRAIYKGEWKAWSPTWMCGPGLSGSTVGIVGLGRIGIQVARCLNSFNTAKILYTSRSIKQEASEFGGEKVELDMLLEKSDFVIVTTALTPDTRQMFNKNTFKKMKRSAIFINVSRGEVVDQSALIEALKSGIIRAAGLDVMTPEPIPLDSELLKLDNCVALPHIGSAATETREEMSIITAKNIIAVLKGTPAEMPAPLQL; encoded by the exons CTTTTAAGACGTAACAATCAAAAATTTGTCACATCTAGTCCAGTTAAGATGAGTCGACCAAAAGTTTTGATCACCCGCCCGGACATTCCAGCTGCCGGGTTAAATTTACTTAAAGAACA gtGTGATGTTGTTCTATGGGAAAAACCTGAGCCAATTCCTAAATCTgtattattatcaaaaatacaaaatatggaTGGAGTTTATTGTTTATTGACAGACAAAATAGATGAAGAAGTTTTAAATGCCGCCGGACCACAATTAAAAGTTGTGGCTTCTATGTCAGTTGGTGTTGACCACTTAGATTTGCAAGCTTTGaagaagagaaatattaaaGTTGGTTATACTCCTGGTATTCTAACAGATGCGACAGCTGAATTGGCTGTAGCATTATTACTAGCTACGTCTAGAAGATTAATAGAAGCAAACAGAGCCATTTACAA gGGTGAATGGAAAGCATGGTCACCAACTTGGATGTGTGGACCAGGATTATCTGGATCAACTGTTGGAATAGTAGGATTAGGTCGTATTGGTATTCAAGTAGCAAGATGTCTTAACAGCTTTAACACTGCTAAAATATTGTATACAAGTAGGAGTATTAAGCAGGAAGCATCCGAATTTGGAGGAGAAAAAGTAGAACTTGATATGTTATTGGAAAAAAGTGATTTTGTAATTGTAACAACAGCTTTAACTCCAGATACAAGACAAATGTTTaacaaaaatacatttaaaaaaatgaaaagatctGCTATATTTATAAATGTCAGTAGAGGAGAGGTTGTTGATCAATCTGCTCTGATAGAAGCTTTAAAAAGTGGAATAATCAGAGCTGCTGGTTTAGATGTTATGACTCCTGAACCTATTCCATTAGATAGTGAACTTTTAAAGTTAGATAACTGTG TTGCATTACCTCATATTGGTAGTGCTGCTACAGAAACGCGAGAAGAAATGTCAATAATTACTGCTAAAAATATTATAGCAGTCTTGAAAGGAACTCCAGCTGAAATGCCTGCTCCActtcaattataa